The following are encoded in a window of Vespula pensylvanica isolate Volc-1 chromosome 2, ASM1446617v1, whole genome shotgun sequence genomic DNA:
- the LOC122638187 gene encoding tetratricopeptide repeat protein 7B isoform X1 — protein sequence MTSKKGHTLRIESEIDRNREEGNWKKVIELAEHLKAQYPNNECLANFLCGEGRLESFLEQTPPIDSNITKAKSGLLEAKRYLLLAANEKDKQALVVLDAHLLLGKLHYAMGMYEEALYHYQQAELHTLTEKQLPSRSLKIIAESYAIKGLCLERLPPNSKSKFKIAEWQVEMIKCFVIAGDLTLVYLQEQDKIAMQQQNGSVTVNSNNIGLYTTQTSVCTTKQIGPILETALQRSPLLYLQTGDVQTAISRYREILSAVETTATQNLRVKMTKQLAEVLLRKICSADYKLPGGLIDTTDSPWKPKRYVGLNMFLPKNEYEELILLLLISEAMAVRDAVLSQSPEFKEARIQAFENATNIYDLLTIIVVRWNQVELLHESFERAMKFSHEEAHTWTQYALCLISLGKYMHAYTVLKVVARLSSHKVVPCLLAARLCYEQFNRIMEGIEWSQKALQRETASPQGMQSRCHLYIGIGQSILSANTTIKLDKIKYTDAAMDCFQKAQQCDPNDHLAEYYLAHEYAMNRQINEAMIHVKIALNLRAEHIPSLHLLVLLLSANKQYSEALHLINSVLEEYPDNLNFLYIKAHLELRSISGEVALFTIKQMFSLWKSLFEDQTNMNEQHSEKRSEIRSVCQFFASEMSDKDSSSMHAQSLAASRVEQALSEVASSLSSFTPKPGPQRAWVLQLQVWLLLAEVFLAMDQPNGAILSLQEASNIFPLSHHIMYTRGLLHEYKLEYTEAKQCYQNAVTINPSHVKSLQHLGLIYHYLGNQRLAEKTLRDAAKIDPNSHETWYNLGKVLESLGEVEAASDCMATALEVETTNPILPILSIPLTFE from the exons atgacTAGTAAAAAGGGACATACTCTTAGAATTGAATCTGAAAttgatagaaatagagaagaaggTAATTGGAAAAAGGTTATAGAATTGGCGGAACATCTTAAAGCACAATATCCTAATAAtg AATGTTTAGCAAATTTTCTTTGCGGAGAAGGAAGATTAGAAAGCTTTTTAGAACAGACACCACCTATAGATTCTAATATTACTAAAGCTAAAAGTGGGTTGTTAGAAGctaaaagatatttacttCTTGCTGCAAATGAAAAGGATAAGCAA GCATTAGTGGTATTAGATGCACATTTACTTCTCGGTAAACTTCATTATGCAATGGGGATGTATGAAGAAGCACTTTATCATTACCAACAAGCGGAATTACATACTCTAACAGAAAAACAATTACCTAGTAGAAGTCTAAAGATTATAGCAGAATCATATGCAATTAAAG GTCTCTGTCTGGAAAGGTTGCCTCCAAATTCTAAGTCCAAATTTAAAATAGCAGAATGGCAAGTGGAGATGATAAAATGTTTTGTTATTGCGGGAGACTTGACTCTTGTATACCTACAAGAACAAGATAAAATTGCAATGCAACAGCAAAATGGATCTGTTACtgtaaatagtaataatatag GATTATATACTACACAAACATCCGTTTGTACTACAAAACAAATTGGTCCAATTTTAGAAACAGCACTGCAACGATCACCTTTGTTATATCTTCAGACTGGCGATGTACAAACTGCAATTTCTCGTTATAG AGAAATTTTGTCTGCTGTGGAGACCACAGCAACGCAAAACTTGAGAGTCAAAATGACCAAACAGTTAGCTGAAGTATTGTTGCGTAAGATATGTAGTGCTGACTACAAGCTTCCAGGAGGATTAATTGACACAACTG aTTCACCATGGAAACCAAAGAGATATGTAGGACTTAATATGTTCCTTCcaaaaaatgaatatgaagaattaatattgttattgctCATTAGCGAAGCTATGGCAGTACGTGATGCTGTATTAAGTCAATCACCAGAATTTAAAGAAGCTAGAATACAAGCATTTGAGAATGCTactaatatttatgatttactTACAATTATTGTTGTTAGATGGAATCAAGTGGAACTTTTACACGag TCCTTTGAAAGAGCAATGAAATTTTCCCATGAAGAGGCACATACATGGACGCAATATGCTTTATGTTTAATAAGTTTAGGAAAATACATGCATGCTTATACGGTCTTGAAAGTTGTAGCTAGATTGTCATCACATAAAGTTGTGCCTTGTTTACTGGCTGCAAGATTGTGTTATGAACAATTTAATAGG ATAATGGAAGGTATTGAGTGGAGTCAGAAAGCATTGCAAAGGGAAACTGCAAGTCCTCAAGGAATGCAATCTAGGTGTCATTTATATATTGGTATTGGTCAAAGCATACTATCTGCAAACACTACTATCAAAttagacaaaataaaatatactgaTGCTGCTATGGATTGTTTTCAAAA aGCACAACAATGTGATCCAAACGATCATTTAGCAGAGTATTATCTGGCACATGAATACGCAATGAATAGACAAATAAACGAAGCTATGATTCATGTTAAAATAGCATTAAATTTAAGGGCAGAACACATTCCGTCGTTGCATTTATTGGTATTGCTATTATCTGCCAATAAACAATATTCAGAAGCATTACATTTGATCAATAGTGTATTAGAGGAGTATCctgataatttaaattttctttatataaaagcACATTTAGAATTAAGAAGTATTAGTGGTGAGGTAGCGTTATTTACGATAAAACAAATGTTTTCTCTTTGGAAAAGTTTATTTGAAGATCAAACAAATATGAACGAACAACACAGTGAAAAACGTAGTGAGATTAGAAGCGTATGTCAATTTTTTGCATCTGAAATGTCTGATAAAGACTCCA GTTCAATGCATGCACAATCATTAGCTGCTTCAAGAGTAGAGCAAGCTCTTTCAGAAGTAGCATCATCATTAAGCTCTTTTACACCAAAACCTGGTCCACAAAGAGCTTGGGTTTTGCAATTACAAGTTTGGTTGTTACTTGCAGAAGTATTTTTAGCAATGGATCAACCAAATGGTGCTATTTTATCTTTGCAAGAAGCCAGCAATATTTTTCCATTGAGTCATCACATTATGTATACG CGTGGTTTACTACATGAATACAAATTAGAATACACAGAAGCAAAACAATGTTATCAGAATGCCGTTACGATCAATCCGTCTCATGTAAAAAGTTTGCAGCACTtg GGTTTAATATATCACTATTTAGGAAATCAAAGATTAGCAGAAAAAACATTGAGAGATGCAGCCAAAATAGATCCTAATTCTCACGAGActtg gtATAATTTGGGTAAAGTACTAGAGTCTTTAGGTGAGGTAGAAGCAGCAAGCGATTGTATGGCAACGGCATTAGAAGTAGAAACAACAAATCCTATTTTGCCAATTTTGTCAATACCATTGACTTTTGAGTGA
- the LOC122638187 gene encoding tetratricopeptide repeat protein 7B isoform X3 — translation MVGLCLERLPPNSKSKFKIAEWQVEMIKCFVIAGDLTLVYLQEQDKIAMQQQNGSVTVNSNNIGLYTTQTSVCTTKQIGPILETALQRSPLLYLQTGDVQTAISRYREILSAVETTATQNLRVKMTKQLAEVLLRKICSADYKLPGGLIDTTDSPWKPKRYVGLNMFLPKNEYEELILLLLISEAMAVRDAVLSQSPEFKEARIQAFENATNIYDLLTIIVVRWNQVELLHESFERAMKFSHEEAHTWTQYALCLISLGKYMHAYTVLKVVARLSSHKVVPCLLAARLCYEQFNRIMEGIEWSQKALQRETASPQGMQSRCHLYIGIGQSILSANTTIKLDKIKYTDAAMDCFQKAQQCDPNDHLAEYYLAHEYAMNRQINEAMIHVKIALNLRAEHIPSLHLLVLLLSANKQYSEALHLINSVLEEYPDNLNFLYIKAHLELRSISGEVALFTIKQMFSLWKSLFEDQTNMNEQHSEKRSEIRSVCQFFASEMSDKDSSSMHAQSLAASRVEQALSEVASSLSSFTPKPGPQRAWVLQLQVWLLLAEVFLAMDQPNGAILSLQEASNIFPLSHHIMYTRGLLHEYKLEYTEAKQCYQNAVTINPSHVKSLQHLGLIYHYLGNQRLAEKTLRDAAKIDPNSHETWYNLGKVLESLGEVEAASDCMATALEVETTNPILPILSIPLTFE, via the exons ATGGTAGGTCTCTGTCTGGAAAGGTTGCCTCCAAATTCTAAGTCCAAATTTAAAATAGCAGAATGGCAAGTGGAGATGATAAAATGTTTTGTTATTGCGGGAGACTTGACTCTTGTATACCTACAAGAACAAGATAAAATTGCAATGCAACAGCAAAATGGATCTGTTACtgtaaatagtaataatatag GATTATATACTACACAAACATCCGTTTGTACTACAAAACAAATTGGTCCAATTTTAGAAACAGCACTGCAACGATCACCTTTGTTATATCTTCAGACTGGCGATGTACAAACTGCAATTTCTCGTTATAG AGAAATTTTGTCTGCTGTGGAGACCACAGCAACGCAAAACTTGAGAGTCAAAATGACCAAACAGTTAGCTGAAGTATTGTTGCGTAAGATATGTAGTGCTGACTACAAGCTTCCAGGAGGATTAATTGACACAACTG aTTCACCATGGAAACCAAAGAGATATGTAGGACTTAATATGTTCCTTCcaaaaaatgaatatgaagaattaatattgttattgctCATTAGCGAAGCTATGGCAGTACGTGATGCTGTATTAAGTCAATCACCAGAATTTAAAGAAGCTAGAATACAAGCATTTGAGAATGCTactaatatttatgatttactTACAATTATTGTTGTTAGATGGAATCAAGTGGAACTTTTACACGag TCCTTTGAAAGAGCAATGAAATTTTCCCATGAAGAGGCACATACATGGACGCAATATGCTTTATGTTTAATAAGTTTAGGAAAATACATGCATGCTTATACGGTCTTGAAAGTTGTAGCTAGATTGTCATCACATAAAGTTGTGCCTTGTTTACTGGCTGCAAGATTGTGTTATGAACAATTTAATAGG ATAATGGAAGGTATTGAGTGGAGTCAGAAAGCATTGCAAAGGGAAACTGCAAGTCCTCAAGGAATGCAATCTAGGTGTCATTTATATATTGGTATTGGTCAAAGCATACTATCTGCAAACACTACTATCAAAttagacaaaataaaatatactgaTGCTGCTATGGATTGTTTTCAAAA aGCACAACAATGTGATCCAAACGATCATTTAGCAGAGTATTATCTGGCACATGAATACGCAATGAATAGACAAATAAACGAAGCTATGATTCATGTTAAAATAGCATTAAATTTAAGGGCAGAACACATTCCGTCGTTGCATTTATTGGTATTGCTATTATCTGCCAATAAACAATATTCAGAAGCATTACATTTGATCAATAGTGTATTAGAGGAGTATCctgataatttaaattttctttatataaaagcACATTTAGAATTAAGAAGTATTAGTGGTGAGGTAGCGTTATTTACGATAAAACAAATGTTTTCTCTTTGGAAAAGTTTATTTGAAGATCAAACAAATATGAACGAACAACACAGTGAAAAACGTAGTGAGATTAGAAGCGTATGTCAATTTTTTGCATCTGAAATGTCTGATAAAGACTCCA GTTCAATGCATGCACAATCATTAGCTGCTTCAAGAGTAGAGCAAGCTCTTTCAGAAGTAGCATCATCATTAAGCTCTTTTACACCAAAACCTGGTCCACAAAGAGCTTGGGTTTTGCAATTACAAGTTTGGTTGTTACTTGCAGAAGTATTTTTAGCAATGGATCAACCAAATGGTGCTATTTTATCTTTGCAAGAAGCCAGCAATATTTTTCCATTGAGTCATCACATTATGTATACG CGTGGTTTACTACATGAATACAAATTAGAATACACAGAAGCAAAACAATGTTATCAGAATGCCGTTACGATCAATCCGTCTCATGTAAAAAGTTTGCAGCACTtg GGTTTAATATATCACTATTTAGGAAATCAAAGATTAGCAGAAAAAACATTGAGAGATGCAGCCAAAATAGATCCTAATTCTCACGAGActtg gtATAATTTGGGTAAAGTACTAGAGTCTTTAGGTGAGGTAGAAGCAGCAAGCGATTGTATGGCAACGGCATTAGAAGTAGAAACAACAAATCCTATTTTGCCAATTTTGTCAATACCATTGACTTTTGAGTGA
- the LOC122638078 gene encoding tubulin delta chain-like, producing the protein MLALQFGQCGNQLGHALFSKLSTDIDAKKTGVSYNVNYNYIEEVFDKWFSGLTKDGKRLARAILVDTEEKVINKITDNKCGSWTYCTSNAFYQTAGGSGNNWAYGYMEKGIRFYESISDIIQCEIEKVDHLDGFLFLLSSAGGTGSGIGSRIIELLREEYKNKSFVSTIVLPFLFGEMSTQNYNTLLTLVKFLDNADAVFLFENEDIHHMLKNLLNVDVKLEDINDVISKNLSIAFQPISNMQNNLHSLMAKLVVEPCYKLATIKSVPFLSIFPEYNATNTWQSYLYQLKRMLKVYSITSDIKCKKTKKLSRASCSTPSSLYSHSISNILITRGSCTYKDIQTDELQEKCLYADWITTEAFTHLHQQRHILNHDKALALLTNNSNIYHPINEVLDKAWNSYIHSAFLHHYKKFGLEDDDFLRTFVKIENVLKDYKELDRK; encoded by the coding sequence ATGCTTGCTCTTCAATTTGGACAATGTGGAAATCAATTAGGACATGCATTATTTTCAAAACTCTCTACTGATATAGATGCTAAGAAAACTGGAGTGTcatataatgttaattataattatatcgaagaGGTATTTGATAAATGGTTTTCTGGCCTAACCAAAGACGGAAAAAGATTAGCGAGAGCAATTCTTGTGGATACGgaagaaaaagttataaataaaataactgaTAATAAATGTGGGAGCTGGACATATTGTACTAGTAATGCATTTTATCAAACTGCTGGGGGCTCTGGTAATAATTGGGCATATGGGTATATGGAAAAAGGGATTAGATTTTATGAATCAATATCAGATATTATTCAGTGTGAGATCGAGAAAGTAGACCATTTGgatggttttctttttcttcttagttCAGCAGGTGGAACAGGTTCCGGAATTGGAAGTCGTATCATAGAATTATTacgagaagaatataaaaacaaatcattTGTCAGTACAATCGTATTACCATTCCTATTTGGTGAAATGAGTACACAGAATTATAATACCTTGTTAACTTTGGTTAAATTTTTAGATAACGCAGATGcagtttttttatttgagaaTGAAGATATTCATCATAtgcttaaaaatttattaaatgtagATGTTAAATTAGAAGATATCAATGAtgtaatatctaaaaatttaaGCATAGCTTTTCAACCTATAAGTAATAtgcaaaataatttacattcgTTAATGGCCAAACTAGTTGTAGAACCATGTTATAAACTTGCAACTATTAAATCTGTcccatttttatctatatttccCGAATATAATGCAACTAATACATGGCAGTCATATTTGTATCAATTGAAACGAATGCTCAAGGTATATTCTATCACTTCtgatataaaatgtaagaaaacgaaaaaattatctCGTGCATCATGTTCTACGCCATCTTCATTGTATAGTCATtcgatatcaaatattttaattactcgTGGAAGTTGTACATATAAAGACATACAAACAGATGAATTGCAAGAGAAATGTTTATATGCGGACTGGATTACAACTGAAGCATTTACACATTTGCATCAACAACGACATATTTTAAATCATGACAAAGCATTAGCTTTACTTACAAATAATTCCAATATTTATCACCCAATCAATGAAGTACTAGATAAAGCTTGGAATTCTTATATACATTCAGCCTTTTTacatcattataaaaaatttggtTTAGAAGATGATGACTTTTTGAGAACGtttgtaaaaattgaaaatgtattaaaagatTACAAGGaattagatagaaaatag
- the LOC122638197 gene encoding 40S ribosomal protein S25: MPPKKDTKGSSKQPQKTQKKKEGGSGGKAKKKKWSKGKVRDKLNNQVLFDRGTYDKLLKEVPQYKLITPSIVSERLKIRGSLARRALIELQQKGLIKQVVQHHAQLIYTRTTKGDDPAT; this comes from the exons ATG cCACCTAAAAAGGATACGAAGGGATCTTCCAAGCAACCGCAAAAGAcccaaaaaaagaaggaaggtgGATCTGGAGGGAAAGCTAAGAAGAag AAATGGTCCAAAGGTAAAGTAAGGGACAAGTTAAACAACCAAGTGTTGTTTGACAGAGGAACGTATGACAAATTGTTGAAAGAAGTTCCTCAATACAAATTGATTACACCTTCAATCGTCAGTGAAAGGCTGAAAATTCGAGGATCTCTCGCTAGAAGAGCATTGATCGAACTACAACAGAAAGGTTTAATCAAACAGGTAGTTCAACATCATGCACAACTGATTTATACTAGAACTACGAAGGGAGATGATCCAGCGACATAA
- the LOC122638187 gene encoding tetratricopeptide repeat protein 7B isoform X2, translating into MGMYEEALYHYQQAELHTLTEKQLPSRSLKIIAESYAIKGLCLERLPPNSKSKFKIAEWQVEMIKCFVIAGDLTLVYLQEQDKIAMQQQNGSVTVNSNNIGLYTTQTSVCTTKQIGPILETALQRSPLLYLQTGDVQTAISRYREILSAVETTATQNLRVKMTKQLAEVLLRKICSADYKLPGGLIDTTDSPWKPKRYVGLNMFLPKNEYEELILLLLISEAMAVRDAVLSQSPEFKEARIQAFENATNIYDLLTIIVVRWNQVELLHESFERAMKFSHEEAHTWTQYALCLISLGKYMHAYTVLKVVARLSSHKVVPCLLAARLCYEQFNRIMEGIEWSQKALQRETASPQGMQSRCHLYIGIGQSILSANTTIKLDKIKYTDAAMDCFQKAQQCDPNDHLAEYYLAHEYAMNRQINEAMIHVKIALNLRAEHIPSLHLLVLLLSANKQYSEALHLINSVLEEYPDNLNFLYIKAHLELRSISGEVALFTIKQMFSLWKSLFEDQTNMNEQHSEKRSEIRSVCQFFASEMSDKDSSSMHAQSLAASRVEQALSEVASSLSSFTPKPGPQRAWVLQLQVWLLLAEVFLAMDQPNGAILSLQEASNIFPLSHHIMYTRGLLHEYKLEYTEAKQCYQNAVTINPSHVKSLQHLGLIYHYLGNQRLAEKTLRDAAKIDPNSHETWYNLGKVLESLGEVEAASDCMATALEVETTNPILPILSIPLTFE; encoded by the exons ATGGGGATGTATGAAGAAGCACTTTATCATTACCAACAAGCGGAATTACATACTCTAACAGAAAAACAATTACCTAGTAGAAGTCTAAAGATTATAGCAGAATCATATGCAATTAAAG GTCTCTGTCTGGAAAGGTTGCCTCCAAATTCTAAGTCCAAATTTAAAATAGCAGAATGGCAAGTGGAGATGATAAAATGTTTTGTTATTGCGGGAGACTTGACTCTTGTATACCTACAAGAACAAGATAAAATTGCAATGCAACAGCAAAATGGATCTGTTACtgtaaatagtaataatatag GATTATATACTACACAAACATCCGTTTGTACTACAAAACAAATTGGTCCAATTTTAGAAACAGCACTGCAACGATCACCTTTGTTATATCTTCAGACTGGCGATGTACAAACTGCAATTTCTCGTTATAG AGAAATTTTGTCTGCTGTGGAGACCACAGCAACGCAAAACTTGAGAGTCAAAATGACCAAACAGTTAGCTGAAGTATTGTTGCGTAAGATATGTAGTGCTGACTACAAGCTTCCAGGAGGATTAATTGACACAACTG aTTCACCATGGAAACCAAAGAGATATGTAGGACTTAATATGTTCCTTCcaaaaaatgaatatgaagaattaatattgttattgctCATTAGCGAAGCTATGGCAGTACGTGATGCTGTATTAAGTCAATCACCAGAATTTAAAGAAGCTAGAATACAAGCATTTGAGAATGCTactaatatttatgatttactTACAATTATTGTTGTTAGATGGAATCAAGTGGAACTTTTACACGag TCCTTTGAAAGAGCAATGAAATTTTCCCATGAAGAGGCACATACATGGACGCAATATGCTTTATGTTTAATAAGTTTAGGAAAATACATGCATGCTTATACGGTCTTGAAAGTTGTAGCTAGATTGTCATCACATAAAGTTGTGCCTTGTTTACTGGCTGCAAGATTGTGTTATGAACAATTTAATAGG ATAATGGAAGGTATTGAGTGGAGTCAGAAAGCATTGCAAAGGGAAACTGCAAGTCCTCAAGGAATGCAATCTAGGTGTCATTTATATATTGGTATTGGTCAAAGCATACTATCTGCAAACACTACTATCAAAttagacaaaataaaatatactgaTGCTGCTATGGATTGTTTTCAAAA aGCACAACAATGTGATCCAAACGATCATTTAGCAGAGTATTATCTGGCACATGAATACGCAATGAATAGACAAATAAACGAAGCTATGATTCATGTTAAAATAGCATTAAATTTAAGGGCAGAACACATTCCGTCGTTGCATTTATTGGTATTGCTATTATCTGCCAATAAACAATATTCAGAAGCATTACATTTGATCAATAGTGTATTAGAGGAGTATCctgataatttaaattttctttatataaaagcACATTTAGAATTAAGAAGTATTAGTGGTGAGGTAGCGTTATTTACGATAAAACAAATGTTTTCTCTTTGGAAAAGTTTATTTGAAGATCAAACAAATATGAACGAACAACACAGTGAAAAACGTAGTGAGATTAGAAGCGTATGTCAATTTTTTGCATCTGAAATGTCTGATAAAGACTCCA GTTCAATGCATGCACAATCATTAGCTGCTTCAAGAGTAGAGCAAGCTCTTTCAGAAGTAGCATCATCATTAAGCTCTTTTACACCAAAACCTGGTCCACAAAGAGCTTGGGTTTTGCAATTACAAGTTTGGTTGTTACTTGCAGAAGTATTTTTAGCAATGGATCAACCAAATGGTGCTATTTTATCTTTGCAAGAAGCCAGCAATATTTTTCCATTGAGTCATCACATTATGTATACG CGTGGTTTACTACATGAATACAAATTAGAATACACAGAAGCAAAACAATGTTATCAGAATGCCGTTACGATCAATCCGTCTCATGTAAAAAGTTTGCAGCACTtg GGTTTAATATATCACTATTTAGGAAATCAAAGATTAGCAGAAAAAACATTGAGAGATGCAGCCAAAATAGATCCTAATTCTCACGAGActtg gtATAATTTGGGTAAAGTACTAGAGTCTTTAGGTGAGGTAGAAGCAGCAAGCGATTGTATGGCAACGGCATTAGAAGTAGAAACAACAAATCCTATTTTGCCAATTTTGTCAATACCATTGACTTTTGAGTGA